In a genomic window of Vigna angularis cultivar LongXiaoDou No.4 chromosome 6, ASM1680809v1, whole genome shotgun sequence:
- the LOC108344088 gene encoding uncharacterized protein LOC108344088 — protein MSPDEADQWLRDIERIYNAKRCPDDNRLAFTEYLLTGEASHWWTSIKVILTDAQSPITWAVFRTKFYEEYFPDSVRFAKEVEFLQLVQGGTSISEYTNKFKHLVRFKTMATSEEWQCRKFENGLRSDLKVLISSLCIRSFPAMVERAKVLEKNVAEAEQQKKQQLSRGPVLARNTSTMRRPSYVRPTQSSGGSQALVTVGQSGQQRNLTCFQCGGPHYRWACPQLSGGKYCNRCRRNGHLDHECNMGGRAATRPPNAGRTQQGRGGRA, from the coding sequence ATGTCTCCGGATGAAGCGGATCAGTGGCTAAGAGATATAGAGCGGATCTACAACGCTAAGAGGTGTCCGGATGACAACCGATTAGCCTTTACAGAATACTTGCTGACTGGTGAAGCTAGTCACTGGTGGACGAGCATTAAAGTCATTTTGACGGACGCTCAGAGTCCCATTACTTGGGCGGTTTTCAGAACTAAATTCTATGAAGAGTATTTCCCGGACAGCGTGCGCTTTGCTAAGGAAGTTGAGTTTCTACAGTTGGTACAAGGGGGGACGTCCATCTCGGAGTATACCAACAAATTTAAGCATCTGGTCCGTTTTAAAACCATGGCTACAAGTGAAGAATGGCAATGCAGGAAGTTTGAGAACGGGCTGAGGAGTGATTTGAAGGTATTAATATCCAGCTTGTGCATTAGATCATTCCCTGCTATGGTCGAGAGAGCAAAAGTGTTGGAGAAGAACGTGGCTGAGGCAGAGCAACAGAAGAAGCAACAATTGAGTAGGGGGCCGGTTTTAGCAAGAAATACTTCTACTATGAGAAGACCCTCGTACGTTCGTCCAACTCAATCCTCTGGTGGATCACAAGCCTTGGTTACTGTCGGCCAATCTGGGCAGCAGAGGAATTTGACTTGTTTTCAGTGTGGAGGACCGCACTATCGGTGGGCCTGTCCTCAACTGTCTGGGGGAAAATACTGCAACAGATGCAGAAGGAATGGACACTTAGATCATGAGTGTAACATGGGAGGCCGTGCGGCAACAAGGCCGCCGAACGCTGGAAGAACACAACAAGGGAGAGGTGGACGTGCGTAG